The following coding sequences lie in one Zingiber officinale cultivar Zhangliang chromosome 2B, Zo_v1.1, whole genome shotgun sequence genomic window:
- the LOC122045864 gene encoding uncharacterized protein LOC122045864 isoform X1: protein MAARSSRLLSSLRRSNGGAKATSTALPSLQRSIFSGSPTPGVSYWLPRSQSKWRILPASPNRSPPPFEFVKRRIVALGRCFGKKSLSSSVFGLAFVSAMINRQASTLHAFDVADFIDDEVELAAPSGRPKDTLHPFYTIVRKFQLPAVLVMTVLLGWRHPLTLFINVALLLFSSRPNPLSIYMFLEQLHQRDNQNTIWPRSKYGYKNIKVEDYKILCYATVELRDTKLSMLGILGGWWVVHASRS from the exons ATGGCCGCTCGCTCCTCGCGGCTTCTCTCCTCCCTCCGCCGCAGCAACGGCGGAGCAAAGGCCACCTCCACCGCCCTGCCTTCGCTGCAACGCTCGATTTTTTCTGGATCTCCAA CGCCGGGAGTATCCTATTGGTTGCCGAGGAGTCAGAGCAAGTGGAGGATCCTGCCTGCTTCGCCAAATCGCTCGCCGCCGCCGTTTGAGTTTGTCAAGAGGAGGATTGTTGCTCTCGGAAGATGCTTTG GAAAGAAATCTTTATCCAGCAGCGTATTCGGATTGGCATTTGTTAGTGCAATGATAAACCGCCAAGCCTCTACATTACATGCTTTTGATG TAGCAGATTTTATAGATGACGAAGTAGAGTTAGCAGCACCTTCAGGACGACCAAAAGACACACTGCATCCCTTCTACACGATTGTAAGAAAATTTCAGCTGCCTGCCGTTCTTGTCATGACAGTGCTGTTGGGATGGAGACATCCGCTCACACTTTTCATAAATGTAGCTCTTCTCCTGTTTAGTTCACGGCCAAACCCTTTGTCAATTTATATGTTTCTCGAGCAG TTACATCAGAGAGATAATCAAAATACTATATGGCCGAGATCAAAG TATGGATACAAGAACATCAAGGTGGAAGATTACAAGATTTTGTGTTATGCGACGGTCGAACTGAGGGATACAAAGCTGAGCATGCTTGGAATTTTAGGAGGATGGTGGGTTGTACATGCATCAAGGTCTTAG
- the LOC122045864 gene encoding uncharacterized protein LOC122045864 isoform X2: MAARSSRLLSSLRRSNGGAKATSTALPSLQRSIFSGSPTPGVSYWLPRSQSKWRILPASPNRSPPPFEFVKRRIVALGRCFGKKSLSSSVFGLAFVSAMINRQASTLHAFDDFIDDEVELAAPSGRPKDTLHPFYTIVRKFQLPAVLVMTVLLGWRHPLTLFINVALLLFSSRPNPLSIYMFLEQLHQRDNQNTIWPRSKYGYKNIKVEDYKILCYATVELRDTKLSMLGILGGWWVVHASRS, from the exons ATGGCCGCTCGCTCCTCGCGGCTTCTCTCCTCCCTCCGCCGCAGCAACGGCGGAGCAAAGGCCACCTCCACCGCCCTGCCTTCGCTGCAACGCTCGATTTTTTCTGGATCTCCAA CGCCGGGAGTATCCTATTGGTTGCCGAGGAGTCAGAGCAAGTGGAGGATCCTGCCTGCTTCGCCAAATCGCTCGCCGCCGCCGTTTGAGTTTGTCAAGAGGAGGATTGTTGCTCTCGGAAGATGCTTTG GAAAGAAATCTTTATCCAGCAGCGTATTCGGATTGGCATTTGTTAGTGCAATGATAAACCGCCAAGCCTCTACATTACATGCTTTTGATG ATTTTATAGATGACGAAGTAGAGTTAGCAGCACCTTCAGGACGACCAAAAGACACACTGCATCCCTTCTACACGATTGTAAGAAAATTTCAGCTGCCTGCCGTTCTTGTCATGACAGTGCTGTTGGGATGGAGACATCCGCTCACACTTTTCATAAATGTAGCTCTTCTCCTGTTTAGTTCACGGCCAAACCCTTTGTCAATTTATATGTTTCTCGAGCAG TTACATCAGAGAGATAATCAAAATACTATATGGCCGAGATCAAAG TATGGATACAAGAACATCAAGGTGGAAGATTACAAGATTTTGTGTTATGCGACGGTCGAACTGAGGGATACAAAGCTGAGCATGCTTGGAATTTTAGGAGGATGGTGGGTTGTACATGCATCAAGGTCTTAG
- the LOC122049185 gene encoding uncharacterized protein LOC122049185, which yields MTDHLLDPDAFARLMITRRRDHASAPEDRLTSLHNDLLISILSFLPIRQRVALSAVCSRLLRLLPSIPRLDAFRLEVVHPSGGVDISQHFTFPRALIRQCHIIFHKFTYLSKRLEQLLVEDLVEVGVQDLILETAGERLLNLSGKENCGFFGLKSLRSLSLLGISVGRFDGHPHPPPIACTLLTSLKIKHCDLHRNDFLRAFLISCPFLETLHFFYSFEYGDNLSIHSGSIKHLVLLFANSTVSGTINVRCPNLESLTVNVASELRIEAPKVRNASLLLGLYPSTDPPDALMKILGAHFGTDDAWLMLNSNPTPNGLTAGHENYRILSPECKQDAVIFNFDFDLKDQSSAMILTQFLKKLNHHNTRFDIRVDAMHIQSTNEMARDDHLLHSSTYVELIKLRMIMSEKRFEEFLSNQKRMEEELKQTVLQKLKSRTSKEEFKDILVSNESLVEVSSSITNCIEIKF from the exons ATGACGGACCATCTTCTTGATCCCGACGCCTTTGCTCGCCTGATGATCACGCGCCGGCGTGATCATGCAAGCGCCCCGGAGGACCGCCTCACTTCTCTCCACAACGACCTTCTCATCTCCATCCTCTCCTTCCTCCCCATCAGGCAGCGCGTCGCCCTCTCCGCCGTCTGCTCCCGCTTGCTCCGCCTCCTCCCCTCCATACCCCGACTCGACGCCTTCCGCCTCGAGGTCGTGCATCCCTCCGGCGGCGTCGACATCAGCCAACACTTTACCTTCCCCCGCGCCCTGATccgccaatgccacatcatcttcCACAAGTTCACCTATTTATCCAAACGCCTCGAGCAGCTCCTCGTCGAGGACCTCGTCGAGGTGGGCGTCCAAGATCTCATCCTCGAAACCGCCGGTGAGAGATTGTTGAATCTCAGCGGCAAGGAAAATTGCGGCTTCTTCGGCCTCAAGTCGCTGAGGAGTCTCTCCTTACTAGGAATCTCGGTGGGACGCTTTGATGGCCACCCCCATCCGCCGCCCATCGCTTGCACCCTTCTCACCTCCCTCAAAATTAAACATTGTGACCTTCACCGGAATGATTTCCTGCGAGCCTTCCTCATCTCTTGCCCTTTCCTCGAGACTCTACATTTCTTCTATTCCTTCGAATACGGGGACAacttaagcatccactccggctCCATTAAGCATCTAGTCCTATTATTCGCAAACTCCACCGTCAGCGGCACCATCAACGTCCGCTGCCCAAATCTTGAGTCGCTCACCGTCAACGTCGCCAGTGAGCTGCGCATTGAAGCTCCCAAGGTCCGGAACGCGTCATTACTTCTCGGCCTCTATCCGTCGACAGATCCTCCAGATGCATTGATGAAGATTCTCGGAGCTCATTTTGGAACCGATGACGCTTGGCTCATGCTGAATTCTAACCCAACTCCAAAT GGATTAACAGCAGGACACGAAAATTATAGAATTTTGTCTCCGGAATGCAAACAGGACGccgttattttcaactttgactTCGATCTTAAAGATCAATCCTCAGCGATGATATTGACTCAGTTTCTTAAGAAACTTAATCACCACAATACCAGGTTTGATATTCGTGTGGATGCTATGCATATACAGAGCACTAATGAAATGGCAAGGGACGATCACTTGCTTCATAGCTCTACATATGTAGAGCTAATTAAATTACGAATGATCATGTCCGAGAAGAGGTTTGAAGAGTTTCTTTCGAATCAAAAGAGGATGGAGGAGGAATTAAAGCAGACAGTATTGCAAAAGCTGAAAAGTCGCACCAGTAAAGAGGAATTCAAGGATATATTAGTTTCCAATGAGTCCCTGGTCGAAGTATCCTCGAGTATCACTAATTgcattgaaataaaattttag
- the LOC122048341 gene encoding inositol-tetrakisphosphate 1-kinase 1-like — protein MAEPSDRRFLVGYALLPEKEQSFIRPSLVTTARDRGIDLVRIDSLRPLIEQGPFDCVIHKRQDEKWRLQLIDFRAKNPSIPIVDQTLHNIDLLLNRITMREFVSKINIHPGTETFGVPKQMVIYHQNNVLHNYYEKIESCLGFPIIVKPVRCNTSNKSHRMTSRLGTILSMPWLQFPMVLQQFVNHGGVVFKVYVAGNYVQCVKRKSLKLQRRCVKRKSLKDIRGDDLFPFTYSRVPPGPYQNPEDVEYAENLEAAELPSSSCQNPEDVDDEDVEAAELPPQSFLEKIARGLRQATGLRLFNFDMIRDADARDHYFIIDINYFPGYSKMPGYEEFVTNFLWDMVHEKGESDAGSSSFSATD, from the exons ATGGCGGAGCCTTCCGATCGTCGGTTCTTGGTGGGCTACGCGCTCTTGCCCGAGAAGGAGCAGAGCTTCATCCGGCCCTCTCTCGTGACCACAGCTCGTGACCGCGGCATTGATCTCGTCCGCATCGACTCCTTGCGGCCCCTCATCGAGCAGGGCCCCTTCGACTGCGTGATCCACAAGCGCCAAGACGAAAAATGGAGGCTCCAGCTCATCGATTTCAGAGCCAAGAACCCCAGCATACCCATCGTCGACCAAACCCTCCACAATATCGATCTCCTCCTCAACCGCATTACCATGCGGGAGTTCGTCTCCAAGATCAATATACATCCTGGAACAGAGACCTTCGGGGTCCCAAAGCAGATGGTGATCTACCACCAGAACAATGTCTTGCACAATTACTATGAGAAGATCGAGTCCTGCCTCGGGTTCCCCATCATCGTCAAGCCCGTCCGCTGCAACACAAGCAATAAGTCACACAGGATGACCTCTCGCCTTGGTACTATCCTTTCCATGCCATGGCTCCAATTTCCCATGGTTCTACAGCAGTTCGTCAATCATGGCGGGGTCGTTTTCAAAGTCTACGTCGCAGGAAATTACGTGCAGTGCGTGAAAAGAAAGTCCCTCAAGTTgcaaaggcgg TGCGTGAAAAGAAAGTCCCTCAAGGATATACGCGGCGATGATCTCTTTCCCTTTACTTACTCTCGTGTACCCCCTGGACCCTATCAGAACCCTGAAGACGTCGAATATGCTGAAAATCTTGAAGCGGCAGAGCTTCCTTCATCGAGCTGTCAGAACCCTGAAGACGTCGATGACGAAGATGTAGAAGCAGCAGAGCTGCCTCCACAGAGCTTTCTGGAGAAGATAGCAAGGGGCTTGCGGCAGGCTACGGGATTGCGACTCTTCAACTTCGACATGATAAGGGATGCGGATGCCCGCGACCATTACTTCATCATCGACATTAATTACTTCCCCGGCTACTCCAAGATGCCTGGTTATGAAGAATTTGTAACCAACTTTTTATGGGACATGGTTCATGAGAAAGGGGAATCTGATGCTGGCAGTTCTTCTTTCTCCGCCACGGACTGA
- the LOC122045864 gene encoding uncharacterized protein LOC122045864 isoform X3: protein MAARSSRLLSSLRRSNGGAKATSTALPSLQRSIFSGSPTPGVSYWLPRSQSKWRILPASPNRSPPPFEFVKRRIVALGRCFGKKSLSSSVFGLAFVSAMINRQASTLHAFDDDEVELAAPSGRPKDTLHPFYTIVRKFQLPAVLVMTVLLGWRHPLTLFINVALLLFSSRPNPLSIYMFLEQLHQRDNQNTIWPRSKYGYKNIKVEDYKILCYATVELRDTKLSMLGILGGWWVVHASRS, encoded by the exons ATGGCCGCTCGCTCCTCGCGGCTTCTCTCCTCCCTCCGCCGCAGCAACGGCGGAGCAAAGGCCACCTCCACCGCCCTGCCTTCGCTGCAACGCTCGATTTTTTCTGGATCTCCAA CGCCGGGAGTATCCTATTGGTTGCCGAGGAGTCAGAGCAAGTGGAGGATCCTGCCTGCTTCGCCAAATCGCTCGCCGCCGCCGTTTGAGTTTGTCAAGAGGAGGATTGTTGCTCTCGGAAGATGCTTTG GAAAGAAATCTTTATCCAGCAGCGTATTCGGATTGGCATTTGTTAGTGCAATGATAAACCGCCAAGCCTCTACATTACATGCTTTTGATG ATGACGAAGTAGAGTTAGCAGCACCTTCAGGACGACCAAAAGACACACTGCATCCCTTCTACACGATTGTAAGAAAATTTCAGCTGCCTGCCGTTCTTGTCATGACAGTGCTGTTGGGATGGAGACATCCGCTCACACTTTTCATAAATGTAGCTCTTCTCCTGTTTAGTTCACGGCCAAACCCTTTGTCAATTTATATGTTTCTCGAGCAG TTACATCAGAGAGATAATCAAAATACTATATGGCCGAGATCAAAG TATGGATACAAGAACATCAAGGTGGAAGATTACAAGATTTTGTGTTATGCGACGGTCGAACTGAGGGATACAAAGCTGAGCATGCTTGGAATTTTAGGAGGATGGTGGGTTGTACATGCATCAAGGTCTTAG
- the LOC122045864 gene encoding uncharacterized protein LOC122045864 isoform X4 yields the protein MAARSSRLLSSLRRSNGGAKATSTALPSLQRSIFSGSPTPGVSYWLPRSQSKWRILPASPNRSPPPFEFVKRRIVALGRCFGKKSLSSSVFGLAFVSAMINRQASTLHAFDVADFIDDEVELAAPSGRPKDTLHPFYTILFSCLVHGQTLCQFICFSSSYIREIIKILYGRDQSMDTRTSRWKITRFCVMRRSN from the exons ATGGCCGCTCGCTCCTCGCGGCTTCTCTCCTCCCTCCGCCGCAGCAACGGCGGAGCAAAGGCCACCTCCACCGCCCTGCCTTCGCTGCAACGCTCGATTTTTTCTGGATCTCCAA CGCCGGGAGTATCCTATTGGTTGCCGAGGAGTCAGAGCAAGTGGAGGATCCTGCCTGCTTCGCCAAATCGCTCGCCGCCGCCGTTTGAGTTTGTCAAGAGGAGGATTGTTGCTCTCGGAAGATGCTTTG GAAAGAAATCTTTATCCAGCAGCGTATTCGGATTGGCATTTGTTAGTGCAATGATAAACCGCCAAGCCTCTACATTACATGCTTTTGATG TAGCAGATTTTATAGATGACGAAGTAGAGTTAGCAGCACCTTCAGGACGACCAAAAGACACACTGCATCCCTTCTACACGATT CTCTTCTCCTGTTTAGTTCACGGCCAAACCCTTTGTCAATTTATATGTTTCTCGAGCAG TTACATCAGAGAGATAATCAAAATACTATATGGCCGAGATCAAAG TATGGATACAAGAACATCAAGGTGGAAGATTACAAGATTTTGTGTTATGCGACGGTCGAACTGA
- the LOC122045864 gene encoding uncharacterized protein LOC122045864 isoform X6: MAARSSRLLSSLRRSNGGAKATSTALPSLQRSIFSGSPTPGVSYWLPRSQSKWRILPASPNRSPPPFEFVKRRIVALGRCFGKKSLSSSVFGLAFVSAMINRQASTLHAFDDDEVELAAPSGRPKDTLHPFYTILFSCLVHGQTLCQFICFSSSYIREIIKILYGRDQSMDTRTSRWKITRFCVMRRSN, encoded by the exons ATGGCCGCTCGCTCCTCGCGGCTTCTCTCCTCCCTCCGCCGCAGCAACGGCGGAGCAAAGGCCACCTCCACCGCCCTGCCTTCGCTGCAACGCTCGATTTTTTCTGGATCTCCAA CGCCGGGAGTATCCTATTGGTTGCCGAGGAGTCAGAGCAAGTGGAGGATCCTGCCTGCTTCGCCAAATCGCTCGCCGCCGCCGTTTGAGTTTGTCAAGAGGAGGATTGTTGCTCTCGGAAGATGCTTTG GAAAGAAATCTTTATCCAGCAGCGTATTCGGATTGGCATTTGTTAGTGCAATGATAAACCGCCAAGCCTCTACATTACATGCTTTTGATG ATGACGAAGTAGAGTTAGCAGCACCTTCAGGACGACCAAAAGACACACTGCATCCCTTCTACACGATT CTCTTCTCCTGTTTAGTTCACGGCCAAACCCTTTGTCAATTTATATGTTTCTCGAGCAG TTACATCAGAGAGATAATCAAAATACTATATGGCCGAGATCAAAG TATGGATACAAGAACATCAAGGTGGAAGATTACAAGATTTTGTGTTATGCGACGGTCGAACTGA
- the LOC122045864 gene encoding uncharacterized protein LOC122045864 isoform X5 has protein sequence MAARSSRLLSSLRRSNGGAKATSTALPSLQRSIFSGSPTPGVSYWLPRSQSKWRILPASPNRSPPPFEFVKRRIVALGRCFGKKSLSSSVFGLAFVSAMINRQASTLHAFDDFIDDEVELAAPSGRPKDTLHPFYTILFSCLVHGQTLCQFICFSSSYIREIIKILYGRDQSMDTRTSRWKITRFCVMRRSN, from the exons ATGGCCGCTCGCTCCTCGCGGCTTCTCTCCTCCCTCCGCCGCAGCAACGGCGGAGCAAAGGCCACCTCCACCGCCCTGCCTTCGCTGCAACGCTCGATTTTTTCTGGATCTCCAA CGCCGGGAGTATCCTATTGGTTGCCGAGGAGTCAGAGCAAGTGGAGGATCCTGCCTGCTTCGCCAAATCGCTCGCCGCCGCCGTTTGAGTTTGTCAAGAGGAGGATTGTTGCTCTCGGAAGATGCTTTG GAAAGAAATCTTTATCCAGCAGCGTATTCGGATTGGCATTTGTTAGTGCAATGATAAACCGCCAAGCCTCTACATTACATGCTTTTGATG ATTTTATAGATGACGAAGTAGAGTTAGCAGCACCTTCAGGACGACCAAAAGACACACTGCATCCCTTCTACACGATT CTCTTCTCCTGTTTAGTTCACGGCCAAACCCTTTGTCAATTTATATGTTTCTCGAGCAG TTACATCAGAGAGATAATCAAAATACTATATGGCCGAGATCAAAG TATGGATACAAGAACATCAAGGTGGAAGATTACAAGATTTTGTGTTATGCGACGGTCGAACTGA